In a genomic window of Onychostoma macrolepis isolate SWU-2019 chromosome 08, ASM1243209v1, whole genome shotgun sequence:
- the LOC131545197 gene encoding GRAM domain-containing protein 2B isoform X1, whose product MHTVTVILMEKLLLSEDPVQSRSRPTCSVPPHQQTDECVLLRQYAENIDEEEGHKMTRTDAFISLDAEADVSTRRRKPILVRSKTFDPSLLLQVQSDSESKCERRKPQSAQSLRTNIQYHKVFKDISEDEQLRQSYTCALQKDILYQGRLFVSDNWICFHSKVFGKDTKIVIPVASVTVIKKTKTAILVPNALVISTAHERHVFVSFLSRDTTYKVLMSVCPHLVEKSPGISQIPSQSLRGHPASLPTDFSADLSDLDGPVRQTGQHMDDSSSSDCPESPDFIKTPKFPKRSQAFTEVTKRDAELDSHTQETSATANSPYTVSSGSEEFMKTLRPVSLSLNALVMIYLSLVCVLLVSSCYMAFKIMSLEERLTSLVSMEFPNKRDEYQSLFAGDTAEIYSVLSASLLKLEKIHRNLQRLLENVSEV is encoded by the exons ATGCACACGGTCACGGTCATCCTGATGGAGAAACTTCTGCTTTCTGAGGATCCGGTTCAGTCCAGGAGCAGACCGACGTGCTCCGTTCCTCCACACCAGCAGACGGACGAGTGTGTGTTACTGCG TCAGTATGCTGAAAACATCGACGAGGAGGAAGGACACAAGATGACAAGGACTGATGCTTTTATCTCGCTGGACGCTGAGGCTGACGTCTCTACCAGAAGAAGAAAACCCATCCTCGTCAG ATCCAAAACATTTGATCCGTCACTTCTTCTGCAAGTCCAGAGTGACTCCGAATCAAAGTGTGAACGCAGGAAACCTCAGTCCGCTCAG TCTCTGCGCACTAATATCCAGTACCACAAAGTTTTTAAAGACATAAGTGAAGACGAACAACTGAGACAGA GTTACACATGCGCCCTGCAGAAGGACATTCTGTATCAGGGGAGACTGTTTGTGTCCGATAACTGGATCTGTTTCCATTCCAAAGTGTTCGGAAAAGACACTAAG atTGTGATTCCAGTTGCTTCAGTAACAGTCatcaagaaaacaaaaactgctATCTTGGTGCCAAACGCGCTGGTTATTTCTACAGCGCACGAGCGG CATGTGTTTGTTTCATTTCTGTCTCGAGACACGACCTACAAGGTTCTGATGTCTGTTTGCCCTCATCTGGTT GAGAAGAGTCCTGGGATCAGTCAAATCCCGTCTCAGAGCCTGAGAGGACATCCGGCATCTCTGCCCACG GATTTCTCTGCAGATCTGTCGGATTTGGACGGTCCGGTCAGACAGACGGGTCAGCACATGGACGACAGCAGCAGCTCCGACTGTCCGGAGTCAccggatttcatcaaaacacCGA AATTCCCAAAACGGTCCCAAGCTTTTACTGAAGTGACTAAAAGAGATGCTGAACTGGATTCTCACACACAAGAAACCAGCGCCACTGCAAACTCACCATACACtg TCTCTTCAGGATCAGAGGAGTTCATGAAAACACTGCGGCCGGTGTCTCTGTCTCTGAACGCTCTGGTGATGATCTATCTTTCTCT GGTCTGTGTGCTGCTGGTGTCCTCCTGTTACATGGCGTTTAAGATCATGTCTCTTGAGGAGCGTCTGACATCTCTCGTGTCAATGGAGTTTCCCAATAAAAG AGATGAATATCAAAGTCTATTTGCTGGAGATACAGCTGAGATCTACTCGGTTCTCTCtgcaagtcttctgaagctggAAAAG ATTCACAGAAACCTGCAGAGGCTGCTGGAGAACGTATCTGAGGTCTGA
- the LOC131545197 gene encoding GRAM domain-containing protein 2B isoform X2, producing the protein MFDYFLGTQKAPISWNDPYVFVWICLFHSQYAENIDEEEGHKMTRTDAFISLDAEADVSTRRRKPILVRSKTFDPSLLLQVQSDSESKCERRKPQSAQSLRTNIQYHKVFKDISEDEQLRQSYTCALQKDILYQGRLFVSDNWICFHSKVFGKDTKIVIPVASVTVIKKTKTAILVPNALVISTAHERHVFVSFLSRDTTYKVLMSVCPHLVEKSPGISQIPSQSLRGHPASLPTDFSADLSDLDGPVRQTGQHMDDSSSSDCPESPDFIKTPKFPKRSQAFTEVTKRDAELDSHTQETSATANSPYTVSSGSEEFMKTLRPVSLSLNALVMIYLSLVCVLLVSSCYMAFKIMSLEERLTSLVSMEFPNKRDEYQSLFAGDTAEIYSVLSASLLKLEKIHRNLQRLLENVSEV; encoded by the exons atgtttgattatttcttaGGGACGCAAAAGGCACCGATTTCGTGGAATGACCCGTATGTATTTGTATGGATATGTCTGTTTCACAGTCAGTATGCTGAAAACATCGACGAGGAGGAAGGACACAAGATGACAAGGACTGATGCTTTTATCTCGCTGGACGCTGAGGCTGACGTCTCTACCAGAAGAAGAAAACCCATCCTCGTCAG ATCCAAAACATTTGATCCGTCACTTCTTCTGCAAGTCCAGAGTGACTCCGAATCAAAGTGTGAACGCAGGAAACCTCAGTCCGCTCAG TCTCTGCGCACTAATATCCAGTACCACAAAGTTTTTAAAGACATAAGTGAAGACGAACAACTGAGACAGA GTTACACATGCGCCCTGCAGAAGGACATTCTGTATCAGGGGAGACTGTTTGTGTCCGATAACTGGATCTGTTTCCATTCCAAAGTGTTCGGAAAAGACACTAAG atTGTGATTCCAGTTGCTTCAGTAACAGTCatcaagaaaacaaaaactgctATCTTGGTGCCAAACGCGCTGGTTATTTCTACAGCGCACGAGCGG CATGTGTTTGTTTCATTTCTGTCTCGAGACACGACCTACAAGGTTCTGATGTCTGTTTGCCCTCATCTGGTT GAGAAGAGTCCTGGGATCAGTCAAATCCCGTCTCAGAGCCTGAGAGGACATCCGGCATCTCTGCCCACG GATTTCTCTGCAGATCTGTCGGATTTGGACGGTCCGGTCAGACAGACGGGTCAGCACATGGACGACAGCAGCAGCTCCGACTGTCCGGAGTCAccggatttcatcaaaacacCGA AATTCCCAAAACGGTCCCAAGCTTTTACTGAAGTGACTAAAAGAGATGCTGAACTGGATTCTCACACACAAGAAACCAGCGCCACTGCAAACTCACCATACACtg TCTCTTCAGGATCAGAGGAGTTCATGAAAACACTGCGGCCGGTGTCTCTGTCTCTGAACGCTCTGGTGATGATCTATCTTTCTCT GGTCTGTGTGCTGCTGGTGTCCTCCTGTTACATGGCGTTTAAGATCATGTCTCTTGAGGAGCGTCTGACATCTCTCGTGTCAATGGAGTTTCCCAATAAAAG AGATGAATATCAAAGTCTATTTGCTGGAGATACAGCTGAGATCTACTCGGTTCTCTCtgcaagtcttctgaagctggAAAAG ATTCACAGAAACCTGCAGAGGCTGCTGGAGAACGTATCTGAGGTCTGA